The following proteins come from a genomic window of Chlamydiales bacterium:
- a CDS encoding isoamylase, which translates to MLIHRIMEEGFRLECGFPYPFGVSHHSQGYNFALFSKNAYAVSLVLFDPENQKLKTEISLNPKTNKTGNIWHIFVKNLPGNFYYGYRIDGPYDPITGHYFDNQFILLDPYAKEVTRSSALIDNVYLGSVDPFLDPFAWEEDHHPNIPMKDLIIYEMHVRGFTQDSSSCVKNKGTFEGIIEKIPYLQDLGINAIELMPIHYFNENTDLPPRSIGRHFYNYWGYSTVNFFAPMERYGSINEFKHLVKELHTHGIEVILDVVYNHTGEGVGETPNLSFRGIDNSIYYMVDSYGKYYNFSGCGNTLNCNHSIVSEMIKDSLRYWVTEMHVDGFRFDLASVFTRDSHGNVLKNPPIIEMISQDPMLATTKLIAEAWDAGGLYQVGSFPGTRRWAEWNGKYRDSIRRFIKGNEGMAGEFATRLSGSEDLYGNARLPSQSINFVTAHDGFTLIDLVSYNEKHNWKNGELNQDGSNHNESWNCGTEGPTEDEKILKLRLRQRKNFHLALMVSQGVPMVLMGDEYGHTKEGNNNSWQEDSRINWFQWDNLNHNQSFFRFYQKTIAFRKNHPILTRSQFLKDSDIQWHGTKVGKPDWSRNSKFIAFVLSDPFKNYAL; encoded by the coding sequence ATGTTAATTCATAGAATTATGGAAGAAGGCTTTAGATTAGAATGTGGATTCCCCTATCCATTTGGGGTTTCTCATCATTCTCAAGGATATAATTTTGCGCTCTTTTCTAAAAATGCATATGCTGTTTCTTTAGTGCTTTTTGATCCTGAAAATCAGAAGCTAAAAACTGAAATTTCTCTGAATCCTAAAACGAATAAAACAGGAAATATTTGGCATATTTTTGTTAAAAATCTCCCAGGAAATTTCTATTATGGATATAGAATAGACGGTCCTTATGATCCTATAACAGGACATTATTTTGATAACCAATTTATTCTGCTTGATCCCTATGCTAAGGAAGTAACGCGTTCTTCTGCATTGATAGATAATGTCTACTTAGGATCTGTGGATCCTTTTCTTGATCCCTTTGCATGGGAAGAAGATCATCATCCAAATATTCCAATGAAAGACTTGATTATCTATGAAATGCATGTCCGAGGATTCACTCAAGACTCCTCTAGTTGTGTCAAGAATAAAGGAACATTTGAAGGAATCATTGAGAAAATTCCCTATCTTCAAGATCTTGGCATCAATGCAATTGAACTTATGCCCATTCATTACTTTAATGAAAATACTGATCTCCCACCTCGTTCTATAGGAAGGCATTTTTATAATTATTGGGGATATTCGACAGTGAATTTTTTTGCCCCGATGGAACGGTATGGTTCAATTAATGAATTCAAGCACCTTGTTAAAGAGTTGCATACTCATGGAATTGAAGTGATTCTCGATGTAGTTTATAACCATACGGGAGAAGGAGTTGGAGAAACCCCTAATCTTTCTTTTAGAGGAATTGATAATTCAATCTACTATATGGTCGATTCTTATGGAAAATATTACAATTTTTCGGGTTGTGGAAATACCTTAAACTGCAACCATAGTATTGTTTCTGAAATGATTAAAGATAGTCTACGTTACTGGGTAACAGAAATGCATGTCGATGGATTTCGTTTTGACCTTGCTTCAGTTTTTACACGAGATTCTCATGGCAATGTCCTAAAAAATCCACCTATCATAGAGATGATCTCTCAAGACCCCATGCTTGCGACCACTAAACTGATCGCTGAAGCATGGGATGCTGGTGGATTGTATCAAGTAGGTTCTTTTCCAGGGACAAGAAGATGGGCTGAATGGAATGGAAAATACCGCGACTCTATAAGGCGTTTTATAAAAGGAAATGAGGGAATGGCTGGAGAATTTGCAACAAGGCTCAGTGGTTCGGAAGATCTATACGGAAATGCAAGACTCCCTAGTCAAAGTATTAATTTTGTCACAGCACATGATGGATTCACACTGATAGATCTTGTTTCTTATAATGAAAAACATAACTGGAAAAATGGTGAACTCAATCAAGATGGATCCAATCACAATGAAAGCTGGAATTGCGGTACCGAAGGACCAACAGAAGATGAAAAAATTTTAAAACTCCGCTTAAGACAAAGAAAAAATTTTCATTTAGCCTTGATGGTTTCTCAAGGAGTTCCTATGGTATTAATGGGAGATGAATACGGGCATACCAAAGAAGGAAATAATAACTCATGGCAAGAGGATTCACGCATCAATTGGTTTCAATGGGATAATCTAAATCACAATCAGTCATTTTTCCGTTTTTATCAAAAAACAATTGCTTTTCGTAAAAATCACCCCATCTTAACACGCTCTCAATTTTTAAAAGATTCAGATATCCAATGGCATGGAACTAAAGTTGGAAAACCTGACTGGAGCAGAAATAGTAAATTTATTGCCTTTGTGCTGTCAGATCCTTTTAAAAATTATGCCCTTT
- a CDS encoding CesT family type III secretion system chaperone, with the protein MSFENAKENLKDFGKELGLEGLNFDENNTCILGIDDEFSMHLTYEPNSDRLYVYSPLLDGLPKDVNICKKLYEKLLEGSMLGGQMAGGGVGVAVKEELILLHCVIDMAYAVPSLLRAFAPLYVETVEKWRTVCRDICEGREPSVDTMPTPPQTQLPPKPGTGIRA; encoded by the coding sequence ATGTCATTTGAAAACGCTAAAGAAAATTTAAAAGATTTCGGAAAAGAACTTGGTTTAGAAGGATTGAATTTTGATGAGAACAATACCTGTATTCTTGGCATTGATGATGAGTTTTCAATGCATCTTACATATGAGCCAAATTCTGATCGTCTCTATGTTTATTCTCCACTACTTGATGGTTTGCCAAAAGATGTCAATATCTGTAAAAAACTCTATGAAAAACTTTTAGAAGGATCTATGCTTGGTGGTCAAATGGCTGGTGGTGGTGTTGGAGTTGCTGTTAAGGAAGAGCTTATCCTTTTGCATTGTGTGATTGATATGGCATATGCAGTACCTTCTTTACTTCGGGCATTTGCTCCTTTATATGTTGAAACAGTGGAAAAATGGAGAACTGTTTGTCGTGATATTTGCGAAGGCCGTGAACCTTCTGTCGATACTATGCCAACGCCTCCACAAACGCAGTTGCCTCCAAAGCCTGGAACGGGTATTCGTGCTTGA
- the ssb gene encoding single-stranded DNA-binding protein: MIIVEIAGFLGADPEERFTSNGKRIVMLRVATRVRQGGRDETVWWRVNIWGNRFDNMIPYLKKGSGVIVLGDMSKPETYVGKDGTHQISLTLSAELIKFSPFGRSETQRHSENQEIATSSVSSEVEENQQGTYVTTGADQESAFVGDDLPF, translated from the coding sequence ATGATTATTGTTGAAATAGCAGGATTTCTTGGTGCTGATCCTGAAGAGCGTTTTACATCGAATGGGAAACGCATTGTCATGCTTCGTGTAGCAACACGTGTGCGCCAAGGAGGACGTGATGAAACAGTATGGTGGAGAGTGAATATTTGGGGAAATAGATTTGATAATATGATTCCTTATTTAAAAAAAGGATCTGGTGTGATTGTCTTAGGAGATATGAGCAAACCAGAAACTTATGTAGGAAAAGATGGAACTCATCAAATTTCTCTCACTCTTTCTGCAGAATTAATTAAATTTAGTCCATTTGGACGTTCTGAAACCCAACGACATTCTGAAAATCAAGAAATTGCCACCTCTTCTGTTTCATCTGAAGTCGAAGAGAATCAGCAAGGAACCTATGTGACTACAGGAGCCGACCAAGAATCAGCTTTTGTTGGGGATGATTTACCATTTTAA
- a CDS encoding leucyl aminopeptidase, giving the protein MLFSAVTRLGQRKEADIIIFPFWQKQKKSVPAALLETFSDLVKFPVDAKDFNGKEGETLLLYIQGMKEKRCLLLGLGEEKNLSVEVLRKAYSNVTQDCQKRGFSKINLVVPTIGKLQYIDAKQCLQGIAEGILLTNYSWKESDHFSDQKKKVLIKAVLLIGIRSEMLDTVRVCQEVAEGVCFARDLINDNADTVTPYYLGEAAKKIATRFSNMTAHVYDRAWIEKQKMGLFAAVARGSVNEPKFIVLTYQGYPRSKEHTVLVGKGVTYDTGGLNLKPTNSIEDMRSDMSGAATVLATVATAASLKLEQNVTAVVAATENAIGSNSYKPGDVYESLSGITVEIGNTDAEGRLTLADALTYSLQKLKPTRLIDLATLTGSMVVALGDKMSGLFCNDEQLALQLLDASSRTSEILWRMPLFKPYKEQLKSDIADINNIGGRSAGSITAALFLEEFVNHLPWAHIDIAGPAFGNKAWDYHPKNGIGFGVRLLIDFLQHLS; this is encoded by the coding sequence ATGTTATTTTCAGCAGTCACTCGTTTAGGGCAACGCAAAGAAGCAGACATAATTATCTTTCCTTTTTGGCAAAAACAAAAAAAGTCTGTGCCTGCAGCATTATTAGAGACTTTTTCAGATTTAGTCAAATTTCCTGTTGATGCTAAAGATTTTAATGGGAAAGAAGGGGAAACTCTTTTGCTTTATATACAAGGAATGAAAGAAAAGAGATGTCTTTTACTTGGATTAGGAGAGGAAAAAAACCTTTCGGTAGAAGTTTTACGTAAAGCTTATTCGAATGTAACACAAGATTGTCAGAAAAGAGGTTTTTCTAAGATTAATCTTGTCGTTCCGACGATTGGAAAATTGCAATACATTGATGCTAAACAGTGTTTACAAGGAATTGCAGAAGGTATTTTACTCACTAACTATTCATGGAAAGAAAGTGACCATTTTTCAGATCAAAAAAAGAAAGTTTTAATTAAAGCTGTTCTACTTATCGGAATTCGTTCTGAAATGCTTGATACAGTACGTGTTTGTCAAGAGGTTGCAGAAGGTGTTTGTTTTGCACGTGACTTAATTAATGACAATGCTGACACTGTGACTCCCTATTATTTAGGAGAAGCAGCTAAAAAGATTGCTACAAGATTTTCTAATATGACTGCCCATGTTTATGATCGTGCATGGATTGAAAAGCAGAAAATGGGACTATTTGCTGCTGTTGCACGTGGTTCAGTGAATGAACCAAAGTTTATTGTTCTTACTTATCAAGGATACCCTCGTTCAAAAGAGCATACAGTGTTAGTGGGTAAAGGAGTCACGTATGATACTGGTGGATTAAATTTAAAGCCTACCAATTCAATAGAAGATATGAGGTCTGATATGTCTGGAGCTGCCACTGTCCTAGCAACAGTGGCAACAGCCGCATCTTTAAAATTAGAACAAAATGTGACTGCAGTGGTAGCAGCTACTGAAAATGCCATTGGATCTAATAGCTACAAGCCAGGGGACGTTTATGAGAGTCTTTCTGGCATCACTGTTGAGATCGGTAATACTGATGCTGAAGGGCGTCTTACTTTAGCAGATGCTTTAACCTATAGTCTGCAAAAATTAAAACCTACCCGTCTAATTGATTTAGCGACTCTGACAGGATCAATGGTAGTGGCATTAGGAGATAAGATGTCTGGTTTATTTTGTAATGATGAACAGCTGGCACTTCAATTATTAGATGCAAGTAGCCGTACTTCTGAAATATTATGGCGTATGCCTCTTTTTAAACCTTATAAAGAGCAACTCAAATCTGATATTGCTGATATCAACAATATTGGTGGACGTTCAGCTGGATCGATTACAGCGGCTTTATTTCTTGAAGAATTTGTGAATCATCTTCCTTGGGCACATATTGATATTGCTGGACCAGCCTTTGGCAATAAGGCATGGGATTATCACCCTAAAAATGGCATTGGCTTTGGAGTGCGTTTATTAATTGATTTTCTTCAACATCTATCCTAA
- a CDS encoding histone H1-like repetitive region-containing protein: protein MLRLQRRRASASSSSRRTKKRASIKSTAKRSTAKKTLAHKSSTAKKRASTRKAAPKRKVASKRTTATRKAAPKRKVASKRTTATRKAAPKRKVASKRTTATRKAAPKRKVASKRTTATRKAAAHKKRSVTRKSTSSNHRHSLSAASSPRSNTRSNRRASRKRLQTAEGWRRNVMKFYRSKISH from the coding sequence ATGCTGAGACTCCAACGACGTCGAGCATCTGCATCTTCAAGCAGTCGTCGCACAAAGAAACGAGCTTCTATTAAGAGCACGGCAAAGCGATCTACTGCGAAAAAGACTTTAGCTCATAAATCTTCCACAGCTAAAAAGAGAGCTTCTACCCGTAAAGCAGCTCCAAAACGCAAAGTTGCATCTAAGAGAACAACTGCTACTCGTAAAGCAGCTCCAAAACGCAAAGTTGCATCTAAGAGAACAACTGCTACTCGTAAAGCAGCTCCAAAACGCAAAGTTGCATCTAAGAGAACAACTGCTACTCGTAAAGCAGCTCCAAAACGCAAAGTTGCATCTAAGAGAACAACTGCTACCCGTAAAGCAGCTGCTCATAAAAAAAGATCGGTAACAAGAAAATCAACTTCTTCAAATCATCGCCATTCTCTCTCTGCTGCTTCTTCACCTCGTTCTAATACACGTTCAAATCGACGTGCTTCTCGTAAACGACTACAGACTGCAGAAGGCTGGCGTCGTAATGTCATGAAATTTTATAGAAGCAAGATATCACATTAA
- a CDS encoding SAM-dependent methyltransferase produces the protein MPLFLLPNLLGFVKNIQMFLPQYLYEVMGKIDGLIAESEGGGRRYLAHFSIKKKSHEIPIALLKKDRSKDYLDFLLQPVLQGETWGIVSDAGLPCLADPGAHLIRRAQELDIPVEALVGPSSIILALMLSGLSGQQFFFHGYLSKYPEQREKHLRRWEQVKDTTHMFIEAPHRNQYLLKDCLRILKPNTLFCLATNLTLSDQMVKTAPIKQWKEIDLAKNPTIFLFHASSRG, from the coding sequence ATGCCACTCTTTCTCCTACCAAATTTACTAGGTTTTGTTAAAAATATTCAGATGTTTCTACCACAGTACCTTTACGAAGTGATGGGAAAAATTGATGGTTTAATTGCTGAAAGTGAAGGGGGTGGACGGCGTTATCTAGCCCATTTTTCAATAAAGAAAAAATCCCATGAAATTCCAATCGCTCTGCTGAAAAAAGATCGATCCAAAGACTATCTTGATTTTCTATTACAACCAGTTTTACAAGGGGAGACTTGGGGTATTGTTTCTGATGCAGGACTTCCATGTTTAGCTGACCCTGGAGCTCATTTAATCCGGCGTGCACAAGAACTGGATATACCAGTTGAAGCTTTGGTTGGACCTTCATCGATCATACTTGCGCTGATGCTTTCTGGATTATCGGGTCAACAGTTCTTTTTTCATGGCTATCTTTCAAAATACCCTGAACAAAGAGAAAAACATCTTAGAAGATGGGAACAGGTCAAGGATACGACGCATATGTTTATTGAAGCTCCTCATCGCAATCAATATCTCCTTAAGGATTGTTTAAGGATTTTAAAACCCAATACCTTATTTTGCCTAGCTACCAATCTTACCCTTTCCGATCAGATGGTCAAGACAGCTCCAATTAAACAATGGAAAGAAATAGATCTCGCAAAAAACCCCACTATTTTTTTATTTCATGCTTCTTCACGAGGTTAG
- the hemW gene encoding radical SAM family heme chaperone HemW has translation MSYSLYFHVPFCVQKCGYCHFYVLPFREDSQKIYLQALKKEWDLRHHFLSQKERLISIYFGGGTPSLLGPKAIEMILSWINPDKEVEVTLEINPETSCFHFPGINRISLGVQSFDSILLKKLTRTHTAKKAEETIDQFASSGLQNISIDLMYDLPEQTLESWEATLKKASSLPISHISLYNLTIEPHTSFYQHRTTLLPQIPPPKISAKMLKMAINQLKTFGFKQYEISAFSKSHCESRHNTGYWEGRPFLGFGPSAFSYWKGARFQNCANLNRYIKLLDQNQLPTDFYEKLPPIEATKEILALKLRLLKGVNSWPYRFKSIYKKLCDQGFLNPYTLNLSDRGILFHDSVGEIIMND, from the coding sequence ATGAGTTATAGTCTTTATTTTCATGTCCCTTTTTGTGTGCAGAAATGTGGTTATTGCCATTTCTATGTCCTGCCTTTTAGAGAAGACTCACAAAAAATCTATCTACAGGCACTTAAAAAAGAATGGGATTTACGTCACCACTTTTTATCTCAAAAGGAAAGACTGATATCCATCTACTTTGGAGGAGGAACTCCTTCTTTGCTAGGACCCAAGGCTATCGAAATGATTTTATCATGGATTAATCCTGATAAAGAAGTTGAAGTGACCTTAGAAATAAATCCTGAGACTTCTTGCTTCCATTTTCCTGGCATTAACCGTATTAGTCTTGGAGTTCAGTCATTTGATTCTATTCTCCTCAAAAAATTGACTCGTACCCATACCGCTAAAAAGGCTGAAGAGACGATTGATCAATTTGCTTCCTCTGGATTGCAAAATATCTCTATTGACTTAATGTATGATCTGCCTGAACAAACCCTGGAAAGTTGGGAAGCGACACTGAAAAAGGCCTCTTCTCTTCCTATTTCCCATATTTCTCTCTACAATCTTACGATTGAACCCCATACCTCTTTCTATCAACATCGAACCACCCTTCTTCCACAAATCCCCCCTCCAAAGATCAGTGCTAAAATGTTAAAGATGGCAATCAACCAATTAAAAACCTTCGGATTCAAACAATATGAAATATCTGCTTTTTCCAAATCTCATTGTGAATCACGCCATAACACAGGTTATTGGGAAGGACGCCCTTTTCTTGGGTTTGGCCCTTCTGCATTTAGCTATTGGAAAGGAGCGCGTTTTCAAAACTGCGCTAACCTCAACCGTTATATAAAACTACTAGATCAAAACCAGCTACCAACTGATTTTTATGAAAAACTTCCTCCAATCGAGGCGACGAAAGAAATATTAGCTTTAAAACTCCGTCTTCTCAAAGGAGTCAATAGCTGGCCTTATAGATTTAAAAGTATTTATAAAAAACTATGTGATCAGGGTTTTCTCAATCCCTATACTTTAAACTTATCAGATCGAGGCATTTTGTTTCATGATTCTGTAGGAGAAATTATTATGAATGATTAA
- a CDS encoding 2-oxoglutarate dehydrogenase E1 component — translation MSFSHSFDYMHLTNIQFIEKLYMQFLSDPNRIDDSWQYFFRGMEFGINQVIRKEPKEAISDLRIYHLIYTYRTYGYLQATCNPIALDHQKKIEPLLLSSLGFDKKDLDQKFPTYGLMKEPKAPLSAILHLLEETYCGEIGIDYMRPNQPKLQSWIQNKIETQRMKPNFSLNEKHTIFEYLTKAELFEVFLHTKYVGQKRFSLEGGETLIPMLVYLIEKGGESGIEEFVIGMAHRGRLNVLCNLLKKSYSTIFSEFQDGIHPIESVGDVKYHQGYESTFSTLSGKDVHLSLTPNPSHLESVNPVVEGEVYAKQLQRGDHKQTKVVPILIHGDAAIAGQGVVYETMQMHSIQGYSTGGTIHIILNNQIGFTTLSHEYRSSHYSTDIAHAFGFPIFHLNAEDPEGCLYVAELALQIRQEFHIDVLLELNCYRKYGHNESDEPLFTQPLEYTLIKKKQSIREIYRDRLFNQNKLERKIALNIEKNMKEIFDLNLEQVKLLNHLPEPPSDKKSDEIEIFESLTTAIPSILLKEIAKKFTIVPEGLEIHSKLRKLIQHRQEVIEKELEVDWAMGEHLAFATLLWEGIHVRLSGQDSQRGTFTQRHAVWVDQKTGNRYFPLSHLKQEQGLFRVYNSSLSEFGVLGFEFGYSLAYPSALVLWEAQFGDFANGGQVIFDQYLASSEKKWLRASGLVVLLPHGYEGQGAEHSSSRIERFLQLAAQSNMQIVYPTTPAQYFHLLRRQVKRKRRIPLIIFTPKGLLRSPGCKSPFEDFSKKTFQEILDDPTTPIEAERLILCCGRIYYDLIEARRHQQKKTAIIRLEQLYPIHLEMMKKLINEYKHIKEYYWVQEEPFNMGAYRYILPILQQVLPKTASIKYVGRKESAVTATGSYRQHLYEQDQIMKEAFG, via the coding sequence ATGTCTTTTTCACATTCTTTTGATTATATGCATCTTACTAATATTCAATTTATTGAAAAGCTTTATATGCAATTTTTATCTGATCCTAATAGGATTGATGATTCTTGGCAGTATTTTTTTAGAGGGATGGAGTTTGGAATCAACCAGGTCATTCGAAAAGAACCCAAAGAGGCTATATCAGATCTACGTATTTACCATCTAATCTATACTTACCGTACCTATGGATATTTGCAAGCCACTTGTAATCCTATCGCTTTAGACCATCAAAAAAAAATTGAACCACTGCTTTTATCTTCTTTAGGATTTGATAAAAAAGATTTAGATCAAAAATTTCCTACTTATGGATTAATGAAGGAACCGAAAGCTCCTTTATCAGCAATTCTTCATCTTTTAGAAGAAACGTATTGTGGAGAGATTGGAATTGATTATATGAGACCGAATCAACCAAAACTTCAATCTTGGATTCAAAATAAGATCGAAACGCAGAGGATGAAACCGAATTTTTCCCTCAATGAAAAGCATACAATATTTGAATACTTGACTAAGGCAGAGTTGTTTGAGGTTTTTTTACACACGAAGTATGTTGGACAAAAAAGATTTTCTTTAGAAGGAGGGGAAACTCTGATTCCGATGTTAGTCTACCTTATTGAGAAAGGAGGAGAGAGTGGAATAGAGGAGTTTGTGATTGGAATGGCACATAGAGGAAGATTAAATGTACTCTGTAATCTACTTAAGAAATCTTATTCTACAATATTTAGTGAATTTCAAGACGGTATTCATCCTATCGAATCTGTAGGAGATGTTAAATACCATCAGGGATATGAATCGACTTTCTCTACTCTCTCTGGGAAGGATGTGCATCTTAGTTTAACTCCTAATCCTAGTCATCTTGAGTCAGTGAATCCAGTGGTAGAAGGAGAGGTCTATGCTAAACAACTTCAGCGTGGTGATCATAAGCAAACGAAAGTTGTTCCTATTTTGATTCATGGAGATGCAGCTATTGCAGGTCAGGGGGTGGTCTATGAAACGATGCAAATGCATTCTATTCAAGGCTATTCAACAGGTGGCACAATTCATATTATTCTCAATAACCAAATTGGGTTTACTACACTATCACATGAATATCGTTCAAGTCACTATAGCACAGATATTGCTCATGCATTTGGGTTTCCCATATTTCATCTTAATGCAGAAGACCCAGAAGGTTGTCTTTATGTTGCAGAACTCGCTTTACAGATTCGTCAGGAATTTCATATTGATGTGTTACTCGAACTCAATTGCTACAGAAAATATGGACATAATGAAAGTGATGAACCCCTATTTACTCAACCTCTTGAATACACTTTGATAAAAAAGAAACAGTCAATAAGAGAAATCTATAGAGATAGGCTATTCAATCAGAATAAATTAGAGAGAAAAATAGCTCTTAACATTGAAAAAAACATGAAGGAGATTTTTGACCTTAACTTAGAACAAGTCAAGCTCTTAAACCATCTACCTGAACCACCATCTGATAAAAAATCTGATGAGATCGAGATTTTTGAATCTCTAACTACGGCAATTCCATCAATTTTATTAAAAGAGATCGCGAAAAAATTTACAATTGTCCCAGAAGGACTGGAAATTCATAGCAAGTTAAGAAAACTGATTCAACATCGTCAAGAGGTGATAGAAAAAGAACTAGAGGTTGATTGGGCTATGGGAGAACATTTAGCTTTTGCCACCCTTTTATGGGAAGGGATTCATGTCCGCTTATCAGGTCAAGATAGCCAAAGAGGCACTTTTACCCAGCGTCATGCTGTTTGGGTCGATCAAAAAACAGGCAATCGTTATTTTCCTTTATCTCATCTTAAACAGGAACAAGGACTTTTTAGAGTCTATAACTCCTCTCTGTCTGAATTTGGAGTCTTAGGATTTGAATTTGGGTATAGCTTAGCCTATCCTAGTGCTCTTGTCCTATGGGAAGCACAATTTGGAGATTTTGCCAATGGGGGACAGGTCATTTTCGATCAATATCTTGCAAGCTCTGAAAAAAAATGGCTTAGAGCTTCTGGGTTGGTTGTCCTGCTACCACATGGATATGAAGGACAAGGAGCGGAACACTCTTCTTCTCGCATTGAGCGTTTTTTACAACTAGCGGCTCAATCAAATATGCAAATTGTCTATCCAACAACTCCTGCTCAATATTTTCATCTTTTAAGGCGTCAGGTTAAGCGCAAGAGACGGATTCCTTTGATCATATTCACACCAAAAGGATTATTAAGATCTCCTGGGTGTAAGAGTCCTTTTGAAGATTTTTCAAAAAAAACATTTCAGGAAATCCTCGATGATCCAACAACTCCTATTGAAGCAGAGCGATTAATCTTATGTTGTGGACGGATCTACTATGACCTAATTGAGGCAAGAAGGCATCAGCAGAAAAAGACTGCAATTATTCGTCTTGAACAGCTTTATCCTATCCACCTTGAAATGATGAAAAAGCTGATAAACGAGTACAAACATATTAAAGAATACTATTGGGTACAAGAAGAGCCTTTCAATATGGGAGCCTACAGATATATCTTGCCTATTTTGCAGCAAGTCTTGCCTAAAACAGCTTCTATAAAATATGTAGGAAGAAAAGAAAGTGCTGTGACTGCTACAGGTTCTTATAGACAACACTTATATGAACAGGATCAAATCATGAAAGAGGCATTTGGTTGA
- the sucB gene encoding dihydrolipoyllysine-residue succinyltransferase, whose amino-acid sequence MKEEIKVPPMGESINQVEIGRLLKPSGSFVTKEEEIIELETEKVNQVLYASVDGRVDWEVKEGDTVRIGDLLGYINYEENSLDLSKKNCRNKDIESTLSSKDESIPPSSLGQGERHMQEEFIANVTQDPKTEAKEVRIDHKNSKEIRRDMSKIRRTIAERLVEALHSTAMLTTFNEVNMSAIIDLRAKYKELFLKKHGVKIGFLSFFIKAVVEALKIYPDLNSYIDGNEIVQRRYFNIGVAVSTEQGLFVPVLKECDRLSFPQIEQKIDCYAKKAREGKLSIEDLSKGGFTITNGGVYGSLFSTPILNPPQVGILGMHAIQHRPIAMNGKIMIQPMMYLALSYDHRLIDGKEAIMFLMQVKEILEDPSRLLLIETDEKI is encoded by the coding sequence ATGAAGGAAGAGATAAAAGTTCCTCCTATGGGAGAGTCGATTAATCAAGTCGAAATTGGGAGATTATTAAAACCCTCTGGTTCTTTTGTCACTAAGGAAGAAGAAATCATTGAACTTGAAACAGAAAAAGTGAATCAAGTGCTTTATGCTTCTGTTGATGGAAGAGTGGATTGGGAGGTAAAAGAGGGAGATACTGTGAGAATTGGAGATCTCCTTGGATACATTAATTATGAAGAAAATAGCCTCGATCTTTCGAAGAAAAACTGTAGAAATAAAGATATAGAAAGTACTTTGTCATCGAAAGATGAATCAATTCCACCTTCCTCTTTAGGTCAAGGAGAAAGGCATATGCAAGAAGAATTTATTGCAAATGTGACACAAGATCCAAAAACAGAAGCCAAAGAAGTGAGGATAGATCATAAGAATAGTAAGGAAATCCGTCGAGATATGAGCAAAATCCGTAGAACCATTGCTGAGCGCCTTGTAGAGGCCCTCCATAGCACGGCGATGCTCACCACCTTTAACGAAGTCAATATGAGTGCTATTATTGATTTACGTGCCAAATATAAAGAGCTTTTTTTGAAAAAGCATGGAGTAAAAATTGGATTTCTCTCTTTTTTTATCAAAGCTGTTGTTGAAGCGCTTAAAATATATCCTGATTTGAATAGTTATATTGATGGCAATGAGATTGTTCAAAGACGATATTTTAATATTGGAGTGGCGGTGAGCACTGAGCAAGGATTATTTGTTCCTGTTTTAAAAGAATGTGATCGACTCTCATTTCCACAGATTGAGCAAAAAATAGATTGCTATGCGAAAAAAGCACGAGAAGGAAAACTTTCAATAGAAGATCTATCAAAAGGAGGATTTACTATTACGAATGGGGGAGTCTATGGATCTCTCTTCTCCACACCGATTCTTAATCCTCCACAGGTCGGGATTTTAGGAATGCATGCCATTCAACATCGTCCTATTGCGATGAATGGCAAAATCATGATTCAACCGATGATGTACTTAGCTTTGAGTTATGACCATCGATTGATCGATGGGAAAGAGGCTATTATGTTTTTAATGCAAGTGAAAGAGATTTTAGAAGATCCTTCACGTTTACTTTTGATTGAGACAGATGAAAAAATTTGA